The DNA segment TCCGTTTTCCTAGAATACAACGCAAGTTCCTTTTTTCTCATGCGATTCGCTTCGGAAATCATGAGGATTTTACAGGTTTCTATTTGGAGATTTAGGCGACCTTGTAAAATCCAGACGATTGTTTTTTTAAGGAATTGGTTATTTTTTCTAAAAATAGTTTGACGTGTTGGGTGACGTAATTAATTTGGATCTTGCGCCGCGGATTTAAGCCCTGGGAAGGGAGATTGCTTTTTCGGTAGCAAAAGATCATTGAAAACAGAAATAGTAGCGTGACCCGAGATACTCGTAAGAGTATTTCGTCGGAAGGAATCCAACCTGATTCTTTCCACCAATTAAAAACAATTCCAGCAACTGTTTGAAAGAGAACAGTTTAGTTCCGCAAAATGACTTACGAGTTATTTTGTGAAATCGGAATTCAAGCTCTAATGATTAAAATTGCCCGCAAGGGTGATTTCAACACGGAGAGTTTGATCCTGGCTCAGAACTAACGCTGGCGGCGCGTCTTAAACATGCAAGTCAAGCGGAGTAGCAATACTCAGCGGCGAACGGGTGAGTAACACGTGGGTAATCTTCCTCCGAGTCTGGGATAACTTTTCGAAAGGGAAGCTAATACTGGATAGTCCCGAGAGATCACAAGATTTTTCGGGTAAAGATTCATTGCTCGGAGATGAGCCCGCGTCCGATTAGCTAGTTGGTGAGGTAATGGCTCACCAAGGCGACGATCGGTAGCCGGCCTGAGAGGGTGTTCGGCCACAATGGAACTGAGACACGGTCCATACTCCTACGGGAGGCAGCAGTTAAGAATCTTGCTCAATGGGGGGAACCCTGAAGCAGCGACGCCGCGTGAACGATGAAGGTCTTCGGATTGTAAAGTTCAATAAGCAGGGAAAAATAAGCAGCAATGTGATGATGGTACCTGCCTAAAGCACCGGCTAACTACGTGCCAGCAGCCGCGGTAATACGTATGGTGCAAGCGTTGTTCGGAATCATTGGGCGTAAAGGGTGCGTAGGCGGACATATAAGTCAGATGTGAAAACTGGGGGCTCAACTCCCAGCCTGCATTTGAAACTATGTGTCTGGAGTTTGGGAGAGGCAAGTGGAATTCCAGGTGTAGCGGTGAAATGCGTAGATATCTGGAGGAACACCAGTGGCGAAGGCGACTTGCTGGCCTAAAACTGACGCTGAGGCACGAAAGCGTGGGTAGTGAACGGGATTAGATACCCCGGTAATCCACGCCCTAAACGTTGTCTACCAGTTGTTGGGGGTTTTAACCCTCAGTAACGAACCTAACGGATTAAGTAGACCGCCTGGGGACTATGCTCGCAAGAGTGAAACTCAAAGGAATTGACGGGGGTCCGCACAAGCGGTGGAGCATGTGGTTTAATTCGATGATACGCGAAAAACCTCACCTAGGCTTGACATGGAGTGGAATCATGTAGAGATACATGAGCCTTCGGGCCGCTTCACAGGTGCTGCATGGTTGTCGTCAGCTCGTGTCGTGAGATGTTGGGTTAAGTCCCGCAACGAGCGCAACCCTCACCTTATGTTGCCATCATTCAGTTGGGCACTCGTAAGGAACTGCCGGTGACAAACCGGAGGAAGGCGGGGATGACGTCAAATCCTCATGGCCTTTATGTCTAGGGCAACACACGTGCTACAATGGCCGGTACAAAGGGTAGCCAACTCGCGAGGGGGAGCTAATCTCAAAAAGCCGGTCCCAGTTCGGATTGGAGTCTGCAACTCGACTCCATGAAGTCGGAATCGCTAGTAATCGCGGATCAGCATGCCGCGGTGAATACGTTCCCGGACCTTGTACACACCGCCCGTCACACCACCTGAGTGGGGAGCACCCGAAGTGGTCTTTGCCAACCGCAAGGAAGCAGACTACTAAGGTGAAACTCGTAAAGGGGGTGAAGTCGTAACAAGGTAGCCGTATCGGAAGGTGCGGCTGGATCACCTCCTTTTTAAGGAGAACCAACGGCTCTTAGGAGCCACGACAAAAACCGGATCCTTTCGAAAGGAAGGATCCGGGGTGTTAGGTCACGCTACTTTTTCTGGTTTCAATTCTCAAAAAAAGCTCGGTAATAAACTACCGGGCTTTTTTTATTTTAGGAAGTAACATTTCTCTTTTCATGAATTGCAACGTTATGTGGTTTTGTTGGTTTGGATCGCGTTTGAATGATTGTGTATCTTGCCCGTTAGAATGGCGAGTAATCCATACTCAAATCTAAATCATTTACCAACCCGGATTTGTTTGCGATTGTTTGTTTTATTGATTACTTCATTAAAAACAAAACTAAAAACGCCATTTGTTTTCTGATTGAGAATTCGTAAAAATTCTAAACAAACTGACGAGGATATAAATGGATATTTTTGAATCTACACAAGGTAATGCTGTTTGATTTTTTTAAAAACGAAAGCCACTCTGTGGAATCGTTATTTTTTTTTAAGAAGAGATTTGGACAAAACCCTTGGGGCAAGCAGGGCATCGAAGATTTTATTATTTCAGAGAAGGCAAAACTTTTTTTAAAAACTCTTTATCTAAAATAGTGATTCTGGTTACGGTTTCGATTCGAAAAAATGCAGTCCCGCTGTAGCCATAATACTGGGACGCATCTCTACGTTTCGAGATATCAGTTTCGACACCATTGTCAGCACCTTTTAACGGAAACAGATTCATCTTGATCCAGCCTCCATTTTCGGTCCAAAAAATTTCTTCGAGTTTAAAGAAACCTTTCTGAAGCGTATTGTCTGCGATTTTTTCAAATAAAGATTCTTCGATTTTACCGTAATATTCTGCCGGTGCTTGTGTACTTCCATTATCTTGAATCGACATAGAAACCCAAACGTATCTTTTATCCGACTGGGCTTCCATTAGAGAAGAAGGAAGTGCAATCAATAAAACGAAAACGTGTATTGCGAGTATTTTAAGAAGAGAAAAAAAAATGTTTGGTTTCATAGAATTTATTTTCCACAATCACGGAATGAAATAAAATTTGTGTCAAGTCCGAATTACAAAACCAATTTCGGCTTTATTAAAGCCTATTGATTCAAAGATCATTTTTTCTTTTGCGGCGCTATTCCTATAATTTCGCTTTCCGTTTTGCAAATACAATTGGTATTCATAATGATTCTGAACATTTTTTGAGATTTTCATTTGTAAAATATTTCCATTGGCTTTTTTTGAGTCGAAAGTATTGTCAATTTGTTTGATAAAATCAGACAATAAATACAATGTGTACGAAAAAAGGGAAACAGAATGAATCTGTTCTGAATCACACTGTTTGTTTAAGTGAAAATTCTACGATGTCTCCTGAGTGCGGTGTGTTTTAGTCTTAGGACGTAGATTCCACAACGTTTGGATTAAAAATCTACTTTGATAGAGTGCAGATATTTTGATAATTTAGTTGCGAAAAATAAAATATTTTTTTGAATTCTTGATTCGATTTTTAAAAAAACTTCTCATAAAGAGGCGATGTTCAATACAGATCGCTCTTGTTTGTAATCAATTTTAATTTCTAATTTTAAACCGGTTTTCGATTGAAATCTGTTCAAAATTCTTTCGATCGCTCCTTGTGCGGTGCTTTGATCTTACATCCGATTCCACGCAGCTCAAGACCTTCCTGTGTGCTGGGAAAAATTTTGAACTTCCAGTCGACGGATTTTGATTCACAAAGAAAGCGAAAATTGAACAAACGATCCGCTGCGACTTTTTCTTTATAGATGAGCAAAACAAATGTTTGGAAAGGATAACTTTGATTAAAAAAGTTATTATTCTTTGATTCCATGGCTTTTCAAAAACAAGAGCATCTTTTGATCTTTATTTTTTTGGGCTATCTCAATCGCCTCTTGTGCAAGAGCTTTTGTATCGACACCTTTTTTCAAGAGAAAATCTACAATTTCAATGGAACCAGATTCAACTGCTGTTACAAATGGTGTAATGCCATGAGGGCCATAAGCATTTATATTTGTACCTGCATTTACGAAGATTTTGGTTAGCTCTAGATTTTTACGTGCAATTGCCATAATGAGATTCATAAGCTCTTGACCGTTTTTCAATTTTACCCCATTCTTGATTAGAATTTTTACGATATGAGTATGGTTTTGGTCTGTTGCGGCTTCCAAAGCGGAATACGCTCCGTCGAATCCGATCCAATTGATGTTGGCCCCGGCTCGGATGAGTTTCTTCACGATATTTGCATTGCCAAGATACGAAGCGATTTCCAAAGGGTGGTTGAGGATGTTGATTCGACTTCCGTAAACTTTTCTTTGAAGTGGTGTAAAATTTACGGAAGCATCTTTGCGAAGTAAGAGATTTACGATTGGTTCGTGTTGAAAGGCAATGGCACGTAGGATCGGGGTAACATAAAAAAATCGTGTGTATCTACATCCGCTCCGTTTTCTAAGGCAAACTTAGTTTGTTCGATATTGCCCGTGAAAGAAGCGGTCAGTAGCAACTCGTTTGGATTTGTGATTTTGGCACCGGCATTCTTTAAAATTTGTTCGATTTTACGGAATTTTTTTTGATATTCAATTCGATCCTCGTTTCCATAAAAATAAAGTCTGTCATAGACAAGACCAAACGCTGTTCTTCCTAAAATTCGTTTTTTATTTCGGATGGATTTTTTTGGGATTTCAGATTCATTTTGATAAGCGAAGTTGATATCGGCGCCTGTTTCGAGAGCTTTTTGAACTTCATCTGGATCTCCATTTAACGTTGCTTTAATCAACCTTTCGTTTTCGTTTGCGAAAAGAAGAGACGAAACAGAAATTGCAAAGAATAAAATCGAGAAACGGATCGTTTTTACAAGCACTTTGGAAATTGGATTCATATGTCCGATTTACCACGAAACCCTCCAAAAAGAAAACAGATTCCAAGATGGAGGAAGACTGATCGCGGAAAAACTGACCATCGAAGCCAAGAAGGTTGTAGGAAAAAAATCGTAAATTCGGAAGAGTCAATCCAAAGGACTCCGTTTTGAACGTTTATCCCAAATGTTTGTCCACTTCTTTTTCCAAAGATTGGGTCGGATTGGATCTGGATGAAAACGAAAAAATACGAATTCAGTCCGATATGAGACATTTCAATCTGGAAAAAATCTTGAGTCCTCTATATTTCACCAAGATAGAAATTTAGTATGAGGAGTCGCCTCCTACTTACTTGGAATCGAGTGCTACCAAAACAGAAAGGAACGATGCTCCAACTCGCAAAAAAGCGGTCTGCGCGATTCGAGTTCGCTTGGTATTTCGACGATCTAAACAAAAATTCCTAAATCTCAATTTTGATCGATAAGAGAAGACTTATCGTATCAAAAAGCGGCCTTTCCCAGCGTCAGTATTGTAAGGAAAAAAAGATTCAATCTACTATGTTCCGTACCATTGAGAAAGATAATTAAAAATCAGAACAAAGACGGCTTTGTGGAAGTTCCTAATTCTTTTGCAAACGTTGCTCTTCTTTCGGGTCTGAATTTTTGACTCTAAAAATAGATTTGTCGCGCGATGCACATCTTCAAATGAATCTACAGTTTAGTCTTGATAGATGCTAAGCCCGGGTAATCGAAACGTATATTTGTGCTCTGGAATCCTAGATTTAAGAAAATCGAATGTACTTTCTATAATCATAAAAGATAAAATGAAGAAGAATCCCTATTTTGTCAAAGAGCTGATTTCTTTTTTGTAATCCGAAGAGACAAACTGAAAGACTCGACAGGAACAAAGGTTGATTTTGTCTTTGGCAGAAGAGATGGGAAGAAAGTAAATTTCCGTGGCCGAATACGAAAGAAGAAGTTCAAAAGATTCTCTTGGAAAG comes from the Leptospira sp. WS92.C1 genome and includes:
- a CDS encoding ankyrin repeat domain-containing protein, whose translation is MEAATDQNHTHIVKILIKNGVKLKNGQELMNLIMAIARKNLELTKIFVNAGTNINAYGPHGITPFVTAVESGSIEIVDFLLKKGVDTKALAQEAIEIAQKNKDQKMLLFLKSHGIKE